In the Aliarcobacter cryaerophilus genome, one interval contains:
- a CDS encoding sensor histidine kinase codes for MLIYALIVAKSLLKPIVQINKKLSNMDENSLSQIDKKDLPEEFLTLANSINSLTNRIGTYLKFKKELFIGIAHELKTPLAVMKLKNELMLKKTREISQYEDAIRLTIKEIDGMNVMISSILDIGRTEGAQFEQAKNIDLVEFIKYKTNDYNMLAAKKSITIKFSSNVSSLQMMIQETLFNQILQNFVQNAIKFTPNGKTIKIKLKKIDDKVTLNVIDEGIGIDENIDVFAPFKKVGKENGVGLGLYLAKIASDALNAKISIKNREDGKNGAIAKLELNL; via the coding sequence ATGTTAATTTATGCATTAATAGTTGCAAAATCACTTTTAAAACCAATAGTTCAAATAAATAAAAAACTATCAAATATGGATGAAAATTCACTATCTCAAATTGATAAAAAAGATTTACCAGAAGAGTTTTTAACTTTGGCAAACTCTATAAACTCGCTTACAAATAGAATAGGGACTTATTTAAAGTTTAAAAAAGAGCTTTTTATTGGAATAGCTCATGAGCTTAAAACGCCACTTGCTGTTATGAAGTTAAAAAATGAGTTAATGTTAAAAAAAACAAGAGAAATTTCTCAATATGAAGATGCGATTAGGCTTACAATTAAAGAGATAGATGGTATGAATGTTATGATTAGCTCTATTTTAGATATTGGAAGAACAGAGGGGGCACAATTTGAGCAAGCAAAAAATATTGATTTAGTTGAGTTTATAAAATATAAAACAAATGATTACAATATGCTTGCAGCTAAAAAAAGTATTACAATAAAATTTAGTTCAAATGTATCTAGTTTACAAATGATGATTCAAGAGACTCTTTTTAATCAGATTTTACAAAATTTTGTACAAAATGCCATAAAATTTACTCCAAATGGTAAAACAATAAAAATTAAGCTAAAAAAAATAGATGATAAAGTTACACTAAATGTAATTGATGAAGGTATTGGTATAGATGAAAATATAGATGTTTTTGCTCCATTTAAAAAAGTTGGAAAAGAAAATGGTGTAGGTTTGGGATTGTATTTAGCAAAAATTGCAAGTGATGCACTAAATGCTAAAATTTCTATAAAAAATAGAGAAGATGGTAAAAATGGTGCTATTGCAAAACTTGAATTAAATTTGTAA
- a CDS encoding cation diffusion facilitator family transporter, translated as MANCKFGLNDHKPFISKKSVHHHHHHHDKSNHNFIEKEQYIHSHDHEDHVHNHHEHRGTDKKVLKWALSITLITMFLEFFYGFLSNSLALISDAIHMFTHSFALIVSLLAIIIASKTAPISKTFGYYRAEVLAAFINGITIVLSIIWIIYEAIERFLNPQIIDIKTAMIVAIIGLFVNIITGVILMQGDKDNINLKSAFIHMLSDALSSVAIIIGYIVIYFTSWYFVDIILALIVSLVILKWAIDILKNSTNTLLESSPVDVKEVQEYIEKNEKVLELHDIHIWEITQDMYNMTAHIKIDKKDLENYEEILHQINHNLKEKFKIVHTTFQFEW; from the coding sequence ATGGCAAATTGTAAATTTGGTTTAAATGACCATAAGCCTTTCATATCAAAAAAATCAGTTCATCACCATCATCATCATCATGATAAAAGTAATCATAATTTTATAGAAAAAGAGCAATATATTCATTCTCATGACCATGAAGATCATGTACATAATCATCACGAACATAGAGGAACAGATAAAAAAGTTTTAAAGTGGGCTTTAAGTATAACTTTAATAACTATGTTTTTAGAGTTTTTTTATGGATTTTTATCAAATTCGTTAGCTTTGATTTCAGATGCAATTCATATGTTTACTCACTCTTTTGCTTTGATTGTTTCACTTCTTGCAATCATAATTGCAAGTAAAACAGCACCAATTTCTAAAACATTTGGTTATTATAGAGCTGAGGTATTAGCTGCATTTATAAATGGAATTACTATCGTATTATCAATTATTTGGATTATTTATGAAGCTATTGAAAGATTTTTAAATCCACAAATTATTGACATAAAAACAGCAATGATAGTTGCAATTATTGGTCTTTTTGTAAATATTATCACTGGTGTTATTTTGATGCAAGGTGATAAAGATAATATAAATCTAAAATCAGCATTTATTCATATGTTAAGTGATGCCTTATCTTCAGTTGCAATTATCATAGGTTATATAGTTATCTATTTTACTTCATGGTATTTTGTAGATATTATTTTAGCTCTTATAGTCTCTCTTGTAATTTTAAAATGGGCAATTGATATTTTGAAAAATTCAACAAATACTTTACTTGAAAGCTCTCCTGTTGATGTAAAAGAAGTTCAAGAGTATATTGAAAAAAATGAAAAAGTTTTGGAATTACATGATATACACATTTGGGAGATTACCCAAGATATGTATAATATGACTGCTCATATAAAAATAGATAAAAAAGATTTAGAAAATTATGAAGAGATTTTACATCAAATAAATCATAATTTAAAAGAAAAATTTAAAATAGTTCATACAACTTTTCAGTTTGAGTGGTAA
- a CDS encoding SLAC1 anion channel family protein codes for MNEEIIKAIPSNRLQFFPVMMFATVMGLGGLTLVFERLNHVFSFSTIFATTFLIITTALFFITLFTYFLKIIKYKEEVVKELNHPIRINFFAASSISILILSAAFREYSLDISLSFFYFGAILHIFFTYYTIRFWINNNLEIVHSNPAWFIPIVGNLIVPITGVGFVDNAILIFYFSIGMFFWIILFSIILNRIIFHNPFAAKFMPTMFILIAPPAIGFISYIKLTGNLDFFAQILFSLALFFTILVAFMYKNFVKIKFFISWWAFTFPLAAVTLSSILMYELTKKIFICFYLIL; via the coding sequence ATGAATGAAGAGATTATAAAAGCAATACCTTCAAATAGATTGCAGTTTTTTCCAGTTATGATGTTTGCAACAGTTATGGGACTTGGTGGTTTAACTTTAGTTTTTGAAAGGTTAAATCATGTTTTCTCATTTTCTACTATTTTTGCTACAACTTTTTTGATTATTACTACAGCTTTATTTTTTATAACTCTTTTTACATATTTTTTAAAAATTATAAAATATAAAGAAGAAGTTGTAAAAGAGTTAAATCATCCTATAAGAATTAATTTTTTTGCAGCAAGTTCAATATCAATATTAATTTTATCAGCTGCATTTAGAGAATACAGTTTAGATATTTCATTAAGTTTTTTTTATTTTGGGGCAATTTTACATATATTTTTCACATATTATACTATTCGATTTTGGATAAATAATAATTTAGAAATAGTTCATTCTAATCCAGCTTGGTTTATTCCTATTGTTGGAAATTTAATAGTTCCTATTACTGGAGTTGGTTTTGTAGATAATGCTATTTTAATCTTTTATTTTTCAATTGGTATGTTTTTTTGGATAATATTATTTTCAATAATTTTAAATAGAATAATTTTTCATAATCCATTTGCTGCTAAATTTATGCCAACAATGTTTATTTTAATAGCACCTCCTGCAATAGGATTTATCTCATATATAAAATTAACTGGAAATTTAGATTTTTTTGCCCAAATTTTATTTAGTTTAGCTCTATTTTTTACTATTTTAGTTGCATTTATGTATAAAAATTTTGTAAAAATAAAATTTTTTATCTCATGGTGGGCTTTTACTTTTCCTTTAGCAGCTGTAACTTTAAGTTCTATTTTAATGTATGAATTAACAAAAAAGATTTTTATATGTTTTTATCTTATACTCTAG
- a CDS encoding TsoY family (seleno)protein, whose translation MKLREKFSPTCFLSALGAGGLSVSFFMYLMFLVPHPTTPMATFEYIMEALEKGDYISFISSFALVFIIAFAILHFKLLYWNTKQYLLYKKSDAYKALIKSNGQISIMALPLTYTMSINVGFVLGAVFVPNLWSFVEYLFPFALIGFAINGYFALKIFFDYFSRLIINGDFDFTKNNNLTQMISIFALSMVAVGFAAPGAMSSNIAVNAVGIFGAILFSSLAIMLIFIKIILGFKNMFEHGVTVETAPSLWIMIPILTLLGITFIRLNFGLEHNLNAISDKSSLFVLTSTILSLQIVFGILGLVIMKKLGYFEKFIKSNEKSALSFALICPGVAFFVFGMFFINLGLTYNEIITKYSVVYYLLMVPFIYVQIKTIVLFFRLYKKFSF comes from the coding sequence ATGAAATTAAGAGAGAAATTTTCCCCTACTTGCTTTTTGAGTGCTTTGGGTGCTGGAGGACTTAGTGTATCATTTTTTATGTACCTAATGTTTTTAGTTCCACATCCAACAACTCCAATGGCAACTTTTGAATATATTATGGAAGCTTTAGAAAAAGGTGATTATATAAGCTTTATATCTTCATTTGCTCTTGTGTTTATAATTGCATTTGCAATTCTTCACTTTAAACTTCTTTATTGGAATACAAAACAATATCTACTATATAAAAAAAGTGATGCTTACAAGGCTTTGATTAAATCAAATGGTCAAATTAGTATTATGGCACTGCCATTAACATATACAATGAGTATAAATGTTGGTTTTGTATTAGGTGCTGTTTTTGTACCAAATTTATGGAGTTTTGTTGAGTATCTGTTTCCATTTGCACTTATTGGATTTGCTATTAATGGATATTTTGCTCTAAAAATATTTTTTGACTATTTTTCAAGATTGATTATTAATGGTGATTTTGATTTTACAAAAAATAACAACCTAACACAAATGATATCTATTTTTGCACTTTCAATGGTAGCAGTTGGATTTGCAGCACCTGGTGCTATGAGTTCAAATATTGCTGTAAATGCAGTTGGAATATTTGGAGCAATACTTTTCTCTTCACTTGCAATTATGTTGATATTTATAAAAATAATCTTAGGTTTTAAAAATATGTTTGAACATGGTGTTACAGTTGAAACAGCTCCATCTTTATGGATTATGATTCCAATCTTAACACTTCTTGGAATTACATTTATAAGATTAAATTTTGGACTTGAACACAATTTAAATGCAATAAGCGATAAATCATCACTATTTGTTTTAACTTCAACAATCCTATCTTTACAAATAGTATTTGGGATTTTAGGTTTGGTTATTATGAAAAAGCTTGGGTATTTTGAAAAGTTTATAAAATCAAATGAAAAATCTGCACTATCTTTTGCACTAATTTGTCCAGGTGTTGCATTTTTTGTATTTGGAATGTTTTTTATAAACTTAGGTCTTACATACAATGAGATTATTACAAAGTATTCAGTTGTTTACTATTTACTTATGGTTCCATTTATATATGTTCAAATAAAAACTATAGTTCTATTTTTTAGACTATACAAAAAATTCTCATTTTAA
- the serS gene encoding serine--tRNA ligase encodes MIDIKLLQNDFEKTSISLQKKGVSIEVLENLQTLAQNTKQKRQIMEEVTAEQNILSKEFPRYKKENLDVADLQQKINNLKNRKQELEDEVRVLEEELSSIVLGIPNLPDENVPFGADEDENVVLEVIGTKPTFDFKPKEHWELECDWLDFQRGVKLAKSRFTALKGDGARLERALINYMLDFNRARGFNEWYVPFMANSNSLLGTGQLPKFEDDLFKIEGEDLYLIPTAEVSLTNLYNDEILDKNELPLLLTSYTPCFRKEAGSAGRDTRGLIRQHQFDKVEMVAITSQEQSDEIFFKMVNCASDLLTSLGLCHQKVQLCTGDLGFGAAVTIDLEVWLPGQNRFREISSISNTRDFQARRAKIRYKDDKKNIFAHTLNGSSLAVGRTLLAIMENYQEANGTIKIPEVLKPYLK; translated from the coding sequence ATGATTGATATAAAACTATTGCAAAATGATTTTGAGAAAACTAGTATTTCTTTACAAAAAAAAGGTGTCTCAATTGAAGTTTTAGAAAACCTACAAACTTTAGCACAAAATACAAAACAAAAAAGACAAATTATGGAAGAGGTAACAGCTGAGCAAAATATTCTTTCAAAAGAGTTTCCTAGATATAAAAAAGAGAATCTTGATGTTGCAGATTTACAACAAAAAATCAATAATTTAAAAAATAGAAAACAAGAGTTAGAAGATGAGGTTAGAGTTTTAGAGGAAGAGCTATCTTCGATTGTATTAGGAATTCCAAATCTTCCAGATGAAAATGTACCATTTGGAGCAGATGAAGATGAAAATGTAGTTTTAGAAGTTATTGGAACTAAGCCAACTTTTGATTTTAAACCAAAAGAGCATTGGGAATTAGAGTGTGATTGGTTAGATTTTCAAAGAGGTGTAAAACTTGCAAAATCAAGATTTACAGCACTTAAAGGTGATGGAGCAAGATTAGAGAGAGCTTTGATAAACTATATGCTAGATTTTAATAGAGCAAGAGGATTTAATGAGTGGTATGTACCTTTTATGGCAAATTCAAACTCTCTTTTAGGAACAGGACAGCTTCCAAAATTTGAAGATGATTTGTTTAAAATAGAAGGAGAAGATCTATATCTTATTCCAACAGCTGAAGTTAGTCTTACAAATTTATATAATGATGAGATTTTAGATAAAAATGAATTACCTCTTTTGCTTACATCATATACTCCATGTTTTAGAAAAGAGGCTGGAAGTGCAGGACGTGATACAAGAGGGCTTATAAGACAACACCAATTTGATAAAGTTGAAATGGTAGCAATTACTTCACAAGAGCAATCAGATGAGATATTTTTTAAAATGGTTAATTGTGCTAGTGATTTATTAACTTCATTAGGACTTTGCCATCAAAAAGTACAACTTTGTACTGGAGATTTAGGATTTGGAGCAGCTGTTACAATAGATTTAGAAGTTTGGCTTCCTGGTCAAAATAGATTTAGAGAGATATCTTCAATCTCAAATACAAGAGATTTTCAAGCAAGAAGAGCAAAAATAAGATATAAAGATGACAAGAAAAATATATTTGCACACACTTTAAATGGTTCAAGTCTAGCAGTTGGAAGAACCCTTTTGGCAATTATGGAGAACTATCAAGAAGCCAATGGAACTATTAAAATTCCTGAAGTTTTAAAACCATACTTAAAATAG
- a CDS encoding EAL domain-containing protein encodes MKKNTINSDTLLSLISKHSPDMLWIKDLNGRYLYANNAICNGLLIATPDEVIGKTDIFFALREREKNKDNKNWHTFGELCANTDLETIKYMRPLRFLENGNIQGKMTYLEVDKAPFFDENKNLIGVIGTARDITEQILLKERNEYLMYFDQLTSLPNRQKIILDIENKKAKSSIVFNIDDFKEVNDFFGTNNADKILQDIALRFIKYGYTAYRIDGDEFAILFFDEKSEEELQNEAIKIIDLLDSEPFYIDDKTILITFSIGIAKSDEKLLTKVDIAVNNAKTSNNHICIYEESKNIEERYKENIELATQIKEAILGNRIICHYQPLLNIENSEIYSYESLVRLIDNKGNSLAPYKFLDFSKKIKLYSSITKIVVTQACKTFQNRDENFSINLSVDDIKDLETVDFILKTIKETNTSRRVTFEILESEGIENYQEVISFINQIKSLGARIAIDDFGTGYSNFEHLLRLDVDYIKIDGSLIKNIVTDDKHRLIVETIVSFARRIGIKTVAEFVSDEKILQTIKEIGISCAQGYHIGKPETLV; translated from the coding sequence ATGAAAAAAAACACTATAAACTCGGATACTCTTCTTAGCTTAATTTCTAAACACTCTCCTGATATGTTATGGATAAAAGATTTAAATGGTCGTTATTTATATGCAAATAATGCTATTTGTAATGGCTTACTAATTGCAACTCCTGATGAAGTTATTGGAAAAACTGATATCTTTTTCGCTTTAAGAGAAAGAGAAAAAAATAAAGATAATAAAAATTGGCATACATTTGGAGAGTTATGTGCTAATACTGATTTAGAAACTATAAAATATATGAGACCATTAAGATTTTTAGAAAATGGAAATATTCAAGGGAAAATGACATATCTTGAAGTTGATAAAGCTCCATTTTTTGATGAAAATAAAAATTTAATTGGTGTAATAGGAACTGCAAGAGATATTACAGAACAGATTCTTTTAAAAGAGAGAAATGAATATCTTATGTATTTTGACCAACTAACATCTCTTCCAAATAGACAAAAAATTATTTTAGATATTGAAAATAAAAAAGCTAAATCTTCTATTGTTTTTAATATTGATGATTTTAAAGAGGTAAATGACTTCTTTGGTACAAATAATGCCGATAAAATATTACAAGATATAGCTTTAAGATTTATAAAATATGGATACACAGCATATAGAATAGATGGTGATGAATTTGCTATTTTATTTTTTGATGAAAAATCAGAAGAAGAGTTACAAAATGAAGCAATTAAAATTATAGATTTATTAGATAGTGAACCTTTTTATATTGATGATAAAACAATTTTAATTACATTTTCTATTGGTATTGCAAAAAGTGATGAAAAACTTTTAACAAAAGTTGATATTGCGGTAAATAATGCAAAAACTTCAAATAATCATATCTGTATTTACGAAGAGAGTAAAAATATAGAAGAGAGATATAAAGAGAATATTGAACTTGCAACTCAGATAAAAGAGGCAATTTTAGGAAATAGAATTATTTGTCATTATCAACCTCTTTTAAATATAGAAAATAGTGAAATTTACTCTTATGAGAGTTTAGTAAGACTTATAGATAACAAAGGGAACTCTCTTGCTCCATATAAATTTCTAGATTTTTCTAAAAAAATAAAACTATACTCAAGTATCACAAAAATAGTTGTAACCCAAGCTTGTAAAACATTCCAAAATAGAGATGAAAACTTCTCTATAAATTTAAGCGTTGATGATATAAAAGATTTAGAAACTGTTGATTTTATATTAAAAACTATAAAAGAGACAAACACTTCAAGAAGAGTAACTTTTGAGATTTTAGAGTCAGAAGGTATAGAAAACTATCAAGAAGTTATCTCTTTTATCAATCAGATAAAATCTTTGGGTGCAAGAATCGCTATAGATGATTTTGGAACGGGATATTCAAATTTTGAACATCTTTTAAGATTAGATGTTGATTATATTAAAATTGATGGTTCTTTAATAAAAAATATAGTTACAGATGATAAACATAGATTAATTGTTGAAACAATAGTTAGTTTTGCAAGAAGAATTGGAATTAAAACAGTTGCTGAATTTGTAAGTGATGAAAAGATATTACAAACAATAAAAGAGATAGGAATTAGTTGTGCACAAGGTTATCATATAGGAAAACCAGAAACTTTGGTATGA
- a CDS encoding chaperone NapD: protein MNISSIVVQTLPKYLDSVIENLKKSGVCDYHMHDEKGRIIITIEGKNVEEELKKLKVIEAIPYVSSADMQMSYSEEELSNHMEVLENADLVPKVLNDKDIKVEDIVYRGDLKRKDLIGFAKEFDNSKK, encoded by the coding sequence ATGAATATTTCAAGTATTGTTGTACAAACTTTACCAAAATATCTTGATAGTGTGATAGAAAATCTTAAAAAATCTGGCGTTTGTGATTATCATATGCATGATGAAAAAGGTAGAATTATTATTACAATTGAAGGTAAAAATGTAGAAGAGGAACTAAAAAAACTAAAAGTAATTGAGGCAATTCCTTATGTAAGTAGTGCTGATATGCAGATGAGTTATAGTGAAGAAGAGCTATCAAATCATATGGAAGTTTTAGAAAATGCTGATTTAGTTCCAAAAGTTTTAAATGATAAAGATATAAAAGTTGAAGATATAGTTTATAGAGGTGATTTAAAAAGAAAAGATTTAATAGGTTTTGCAAAAGAGTTTGATAATAGTAAAAAATAA
- a CDS encoding WD40 repeat domain-containing protein translates to MKNLIFTLIFIFSSNFLFAKELEATFSFFASSGVTNIAKDKQNLYLATNDGFVDIFNLEKKEIISSIKIKNIKDFTNKEISAKIFSTDIIDDKILILSQGQSGGRDIFISKNGILENIISSDERLFIAYSKFLDDNKIVYALLSNQIFIYDLINKKILKSTQVSQSSFSHFVLSSDKKSIFVADESGIISEFNTSNLEKIGQFKGQNVDRVFQVDFKENTILACGQDRRASIYYKNQKKPYYKSIDFLVYAGALDDKAKKAAISLNEDNDVLVFDVDTKEELFILKGNNALITSILFLDENSLVVASDDKKVNIYNLKKD, encoded by the coding sequence TTGAAAAACTTAATTTTTACACTTATTTTTATTTTTAGCTCAAACTTTTTATTTGCAAAAGAGTTAGAAGCAACTTTCTCTTTTTTTGCATCAAGTGGAGTTACAAACATTGCAAAAGATAAACAAAATCTATATTTAGCAACAAATGATGGCTTTGTTGATATTTTTAACCTTGAAAAAAAAGAGATAATATCTTCAATAAAAATTAAAAATATAAAAGATTTTACAAATAAAGAGATAAGTGCAAAAATCTTTAGCACAGATATAATTGATGATAAGATTTTAATTTTATCACAAGGACAAAGTGGAGGAAGAGATATTTTTATATCAAAAAATGGTATTTTAGAAAATATAATTAGTTCAGATGAGAGACTTTTTATAGCTTATTCAAAATTCTTAGATGATAATAAAATAGTCTATGCTCTTTTATCAAATCAGATATTTATATATGATTTGATAAACAAAAAAATCTTAAAATCAACTCAAGTTTCTCAATCATCTTTTTCTCATTTTGTTTTAAGTAGTGATAAAAAATCTATTTTTGTAGCTGATGAAAGTGGAATTATTTCAGAATTCAACACTTCAAACTTAGAAAAAATTGGACAATTTAAAGGTCAAAATGTAGATAGAGTTTTTCAAGTTGATTTCAAAGAAAATACTATTTTAGCTTGCGGGCAAGATAGAAGAGCATCTATTTATTACAAAAATCAAAAAAAGCCATACTACAAATCAATTGATTTTTTAGTTTATGCAGGAGCTTTAGATGATAAAGCAAAAAAAGCAGCAATTTCACTAAATGAAGATAATGATGTTTTAGTTTTTGATGTAGATACAAAAGAGGAGCTTTTTATCCTAAAAGGAAATAATGCACTTATTACATCTATTTTGTTTTTAGATGAAAATAGTTTAGTTGTAGCAAGTGATGATAAAAAAGTAAATATATACAATTTAAAAAAGGATTAA
- a CDS encoding 4Fe-4S binding protein: MQRRELFGSLAKPFKNRSLQEKAIRPPYFKDINLFFTKCLECLEKPCSTSCEENIIEILEDGTPKINFSNSGCTYCDLCAISCQNGVLNIEDKKQIEAKIEIDVLTCLSWQNTMCFSCKDPCLENAIDFLGMFRPTINQNCSSCGFCIKVCPTNAIKIA, from the coding sequence ATGCAAAGAAGAGAGCTTTTTGGCTCTCTTGCAAAACCTTTTAAAAATAGAAGTTTGCAAGAAAAAGCTATAAGACCACCCTACTTTAAAGATATAAATCTTTTTTTTACAAAATGTTTGGAATGTCTAGAAAAACCTTGTTCGACTTCTTGTGAAGAAAATATTATAGAGATTTTAGAAGATGGTACTCCAAAAATAAATTTTTCAAATTCTGGTTGTACTTATTGTGACTTATGTGCAATTTCTTGTCAAAATGGTGTTTTAAATATTGAAGATAAAAAGCAAATAGAAGCTAAAATAGAGATTGATGTTCTAACATGCCTATCTTGGCAAAATACTATGTGTTTTTCATGTAAAGATCCTTGCTTGGAAAATGCAATAGATTTTTTAGGAATGTTTAGACCAACTATAAATCAAAATTGCAGTTCTTGTGGCTTTTGTATAAAAGTATGCCCAACAAATGCAATCAAAATAGCATAG
- a CDS encoding nitrate reductase cytochrome c-type subunit: MKLKKLALSLVAIATLFTFAYAANKSIKDESLGIRQDNLFSEDKVVSDETKYSTEPAGTSTKIKRAFENAPPMIPHDTEGMLPITIDNNQCTSCHDPMVAESMGATPIPKSHFTSFREDVNIDKKGELQRDGKVVANSSDLKTIIKPLDHLSNARFNCSACHAPQSDSKIVPKNNFQTEFRSSDLNDKSNLIETINEGVK; the protein is encoded by the coding sequence ATGAAATTAAAAAAATTAGCTTTAAGTCTAGTTGCCATTGCAACACTTTTTACTTTTGCTTATGCTGCAAATAAGAGTATAAAAGATGAATCTCTTGGAATTAGACAAGATAATCTATTTTCAGAAGATAAAGTTGTAAGTGATGAGACAAAATATTCTACAGAACCTGCAGGAACTAGTACAAAAATAAAAAGAGCATTTGAAAATGCTCCACCTATGATTCCACATGATACAGAAGGAATGTTACCTATTACAATAGATAATAACCAATGTACTTCTTGTCATGACCCAATGGTTGCAGAATCTATGGGCGCAACTCCTATTCCAAAATCACATTTTACAAGTTTTAGAGAAGATGTAAATATAGATAAAAAAGGTGAACTTCAAAGAGATGGAAAAGTTGTAGCAAATAGTAGTGATTTAAAAACTATTATAAAACCTCTTGATCACTTATCAAATGCTAGATTTAACTGTTCTGCTTGTCATGCACCACAATCTGATAGTAAAATTGTTCCAAAAAATAACTTCCAAACAGAGTTTAGAAGTAGTGATTTAAATGATAAATCAAATCTTATAGAAACTATAAATGAGGGTGTAAAATAG
- the napH gene encoding quinol dehydrogenase ferredoxin subunit NapH, protein MKKYRFLIARRFTQLSIIALYILANIYGINILMGNLSSSLVLQTVTLSDPFAVLQMIFAGAIISFDIALGALIISIFYFILGGRAFCSWVCPVNIITDCANYLRRVLKFDEVQKKQPATRNLRYWLILISFIISYFMGVAAFELISPVSMVHRGLIFGLGFGLATMIVIFLFDLFVLKNGWCGHICPLGGFYSLIGRFSLLRVHHNSEKCTACMKCKVVCPEIQVLHMIDKSSEPVLQECTLCARCIEVCEDDALNFELRNYMKEKK, encoded by the coding sequence ATGAAAAAATATAGATTTTTAATTGCTAGAAGATTTACACAACTCTCTATTATAGCTTTATATATTTTGGCAAATATTTATGGAATAAATATATTAATGGGGAATTTAAGTAGCTCTTTGGTTTTACAAACTGTTACCCTAAGCGACCCTTTTGCAGTTTTACAAATGATTTTTGCAGGAGCTATAATCTCTTTTGATATAGCTTTAGGTGCTTTAATTATTTCAATTTTCTACTTTATTCTTGGAGGAAGAGCTTTTTGCTCTTGGGTTTGTCCTGTAAATATAATTACAGACTGTGCAAATTACCTAAGAAGAGTTTTGAAATTTGATGAAGTACAAAAAAAACAACCAGCAACTAGAAATTTAAGATATTGGCTAATTTTAATTAGTTTTATAATCTCATATTTTATGGGCGTTGCAGCTTTTGAGTTGATTTCTCCTGTATCAATGGTTCACAGAGGTTTAATCTTTGGACTTGGATTTGGACTTGCAACAATGATTGTAATATTTTTGTTTGACCTGTTTGTTTTAAAAAATGGTTGGTGTGGACATATTTGTCCTCTTGGTGGATTTTATTCACTAATTGGAAGATTTAGTCTATTAAGAGTTCATCATAATAGTGAAAAATGTACTGCTTGTATGAAATGCAAAGTTGTTTGCCCTGAAATTCAAGTTTTACATATGATAGATAAAAGTAGCGAACCTGTTTTACAAGAGTGTACTTTATGTGCTAGATGTATTGAAGTTTGTGAAGATGATGCACTAAATTTCGAATTAAGAAATTATATGAAGGAGAAAAAATGA